The Strix uralensis isolate ZFMK-TIS-50842 chromosome 26, bStrUra1, whole genome shotgun sequence nucleotide sequence ATGATTGCCTTCATAACCCTAGCCTGCAACTTTTACCCAGTAATTCCTGCATTAATCCTATACCTGGTAGCTGAGCTGTAACTTGGCTACTGATTTCAGAGTCAGTTGACAGTCTCCTTAAACACGGGGTAAAGGCTCCCAGATGGTTGATTCTTTTTGTCAAAAGAGACCAAAAATAAAGTTGTGAAAGGCAGCTATTTACAATAATATATTTACAAGTTACTCTATCTGTATACACTCTTATAATATAGAGAAGATACATCCAGATCAAAATCTGGCTCTTAACTGACAGGGACGATTccatttaatttttagaaattcttCTAAGTAATTTGCTCCCAGAAAAGCAGCACTGCATAAATTTTTGaatattatttctgaaagctGGGAGGGAAATGACAAATGTATTAAATGCTGAATAATGGTATCTGCACATCAGTACTGCAGCTGAGATCAAAGCCAAGCTGTGTCAGGTGTTGTGCAAACACATCATGAGAGCTGATCTCCACTGAAAAGTTTATAAACACAATAACAAGTCTCTCAGATTTATTGATAAACTGGTCCTGAATAGGAAAACAAACAGTAGCAGCTGGTTTGTTTCACAAAAAGCTACAGCTGGGAAGGTAAGGTCTTCATCCCCCTGTCTTCTAGGAATACTTCCAATCTCACAGGAGCATCTAAAGGATTAAAAATATACAGAGCAGGAAATTCCAGCTTTCCAAGGCTAAGAGTCACCTCTCACAGCCACAGATAAACAACGCAGGGAGCAATTGTTCACAAGCAGATGTGCCTCACAGTGGCTGTAAGGACTCACGTAATCTGCTGAGCGACCTCGTCTGCTACCAAAGCAGTCTGCACGCTCTGTCCTACTCTCCTCTTGAGGAGAAGAGCTCCTCTGCTCCACCACCGTTAGGGCTCAGGCATCAGTGATGTGAACCCCAGGAGTGAGTGAAGAGCTGAGCTGCCAGCTCAGTCCCTCTCTAAAACACCCCTGTGGGTCCCATCCCTATCGCCTGTGAGTATAAGGGGTGTAACCCCACttatcttttggttttgtttgtggtcTGGATATTCACAAGTTCTCTGGAGAAATGGGCCAGATCCCATGCAGCTCCAAAATCAAATCAAGGACGTGATACGCCTTTGGAAGTTATGGTCTGTCTGTAGGTAGACCTCTCTCTCTAGTTCCTGCTCTTCTCAGCCAGAGAGAACTGAACTGTCActctcagaaaataaaatggacaAATACTCCTGACTTCCCTCTCTGTTGACGGCTGCTGGAGTGCATATAGGAGATGCACTCCTATTAACGACTGACATCAAGGCTGACTTTTCCACTTAACTGCTGCAGCAACTCCAGAGCTCTAAGGGAGTGTGCAGACCAGGTAGGAGGTGGGATACCTGATACATCCATGATGTTTAGCAGTGCCCAAGTTCAAGCAAGACTGGGAAGGGCTGGAAAATTAACAATTTGCTGTTGGTGTTTAATTTCTTGTCTTGTTCattcccctttctttcctcctctgtttccaCCTATGAGGAGAGTGAGTGCAAGCTGGGAGAACAGGGCTCTGTCCCTTGCCCTTCCCAGCTTTTCCTGTGGCCTGAAAGGAGACTTTGAGCATTTCTAAGTGTCCAAATGATCCCTCATCAAGTGCCTTCATCATTCCTGGTGCTCACAGCCTTGGGACTTACAGTCCTGGTAGAAATAGCATAGATCCTAACACTACAAAACAGTGCCTTCAGTAGCTGGGTTTAAGTTCAGGCTCACCTTTACAGATGTCAGCAGGGACTAGTGCCCGAGCTGCACTGGGACCCCCTTCTGCAGTGTCTGCACAGCCTGTGGGCTTGCTTCAGAGTGGGGGCCAAAAtgctgcaaaggaaagaaaaataaggaagtttCATCTCAAATATAAGAGCAACCTATAATCTACAGTCCCAACTAGAAGTGTACCTTAATGTATTACTTTTATAGCTTTTATAACACAGAGAAACATCCTATGGAGAGCCAAGTGACAGCGGGTGAGGCCTCTCATGGTCCGAGTGATTGTCTCGCTCTCAGCGTCGAGTTCTGTGGCTGTAGGAAGGCTTGGGTTCTTTGGGTCACACAACCTCCTTTAGACAGTTTTTAAAGCAaaccaaataaacagaaattacatGGTATGGACACAAGCTGGCTGTCAGGGCTTGGAGGAAGCACAGCCCTTTCCCGGTTACTCAcccctgcctctgcccagccctggtgctcagccccagctcagcTCCTCGCCCACTCACCCTGTTCTGCGTGTTGCGTGTCCCATCTCCCCGCACATCCCGCACCACTCCCCAGCTCCCGACCCAAACTGCCCCAAAGTCACCGGCTCCcggctctgcctcccctcctcgCAGTCAGCACAGGACAACACAAACCCCCACCCGGCCCCTGCTTCCCGGAGCAGTACAGAACTCGAAAGGGGACTCCAGGACGCTtgtttaaaaagcaagaaaaggacACGTGCACCTCCCCCCTTGCTTTATTCTCCACTTTATTCTCCTttataagagaagaaaaacattcagtCAAATTAAAGCCCGGGGACCCTCTGGGGCTCGCCCAGCCGGGCGGGCTGTAGCGGGATGGCGGTGCCAGCCCGGCGGACACTCCTGTCCCTGTTTCtcctgccccgtccccccccccccccccgccctgcccccgcAGCACGGCTCTCTCCCTGCCCCGGGGCACGCAGCGGGGCCGCTCGGATCCCTTCGGTCCCCgggacagagcagagggggatgagGAGCATCctccgggggcgggggggggcagagagaCCCTGCCCGGCGGGAGCTGCCCCggctgggggcggggaggggaggggaggggaggggaggggaggggaggggaggggaggggaggggaggggaggggaagggaaggtaaAAGCTTCCCGGGGCGCCGCCTCCCTTCCCGGGCAGTCCCGGAGCCCGCGGCCGGGCGCGCAGAGCCGGACCCAGACCCGGACCCGGGGTAAGGAGCGGGCAGAGGGCGCCCGGGGGTGACCCCGGGGGGAACCGCCGCTCTGCGGGTgcccgcgctgccccccccccagccccgtgccgtgCGGGGGAAGGGGGTCCCGGCCCCACGGGTGTCTTGCCGCTTGTCCACCGGCCCCGGGGGGCGAGCGGCCGTCGGGGAGGGCtcgggggcgtgggggggggggcttgcTGGGATCGTGTTTGTCCCCAGACGCGGTAGGGCAGCGTGCTCCCGGGAGGGGTCCGAGGCGTGTTTTGGTGGgattgtttggtttgttttgctcatgtgtgtgttttgggtttggttgtttggtttgttgggtttttttcccccctgggaTGGGCTGGGGTGGGTGCTGAGGCAGGCAGCCTGGGCGAACGCCCCTTGCTGAGGGGGCTGCCGTGCTCACAACGTCCTCGCTCGGTGTTTAGCAGGATGGTTTCCATCGTTCTCGAAGTGGCCTGCAGCCTTGGTGCCTGGCTGTTTCTGTACATCTGCTTCTGCTACTGGAACAAGCACCGTTCCCACGAGTGGAGCTGTCGCTTGGTCACCCTGCTGCATGGGGTGATTGTCACCTGCCTCTCTGGTTACGTGGCTCTCTGGGATGGCCCCTGGCCTCTGACCCATGCAGGTATGTCTGGAGTCTTACCCATGTCCTTGTCATGTGGTGGAGTGGGGGGCTGATTGCTTTTGCTGTCTGTTCTCTTGCGTTTATGCTTCTGGGATGGGATTTTATTGAACTCCCCTGCTTCTTCTCCAGCACTTACCGCTTCTCACTGTtaatctttttattcttttttgtttggttggtttatCCTTGTACATATGCAAAGTTTTCAGGTTGGCAGCTTGAGTTTATTGCAGCATTAGGTGTAGCAACGTGTTGAAAATAGACTTAAGTGCTGTTTGCATCTTTAAGGGTGTAATAACTGCTGgcatttgtttgctgttttctaTCATTAAATCTCAGATAGTTCTGCTGATGGGGTCAGGCTTTCCATGCCTGTTTTctaaaagggaggaagagaaaaagaggaacagaagtgTGGCAGGATGGGATGACCTGCCTGGGTCTGCAGGGCAGGCTGAAGTGTGGAGGGAGAGCAGAACCAGACATCCAAGCTTCCAGCCTGGCACCTGGCCCATAGGATGAGGCTGGAAACTAAGGAGGAAAGAGACACACTCACAACCTGTATTGCTCCATATAGCAGAAGAATGTCTTAAATTAAGACTCCAGGCTTATGTACGTCTTTCTTTTCAGGTTCACCAAACACACCTCTTCAGATCCACGTGCTGTCCCTGACTTTGGGTTACTTTATCTTTGACCTGGGCTGGTGCCTGTATTTCCAGACAGAGGGGGACCTAATGCTGTTCCATCACACGCTGAGCATCTGTGGCATGATCATGGTGCTGGGCCTCGGGAAGTCTGCTACGGAAGTCAATGCTGTTGTATTTGTTAGCGAGATCACCAACCCACTGCTCCAGACCCGCTGGTTTCTGCGGGAAATAGGGTGTTACCACACCTTCCTGGGAGAGGTGGTGGATTTCTTCTTTGTGTTCCTCTTCCTGGTGCTGCGAATTGGGGGAGGAGCTCTGATCATGTACGCGATGGTGATATCCCCTGATCCCAGCTGGCTGCTCAAGGCTGGAGGCCTGGCCATGTACATCGTATCTTTGGGGTTCATG carries:
- the LOC141954860 gene encoding TLC domain-containing protein 5-like; this translates as MVSIVLEVACSLGAWLFLYICFCYWNKHRSHEWSCRLVTLLHGVIVTCLSGYVALWDGPWPLTHAGSPNTPLQIHVLSLTLGYFIFDLGWCLYFQTEGDLMLFHHTLSICGMIMVLGLGKSATEVNAVVFVSEITNPLLQTRWFLREIGCYHTFLGEVVDFFFVFLFLVLRIGGGALIMYAMVISPDPSWLLKAGGLAMYIVSLGFMAEICRFIRRKMLKKYHSWTRLRSMNAPVKTNGHLAAH